One genomic window of Silene latifolia mitochondrion, complete genome includes the following:
- the atp6 gene encoding ATPase subunit 6 (start codon position is uncertain) has translation MAEASHAESQNIEFMDYIATDLDTNGVASESYREALALIGEVVPNSPLDQFAILPLIPMKLGNLYFSFTNSSLFMLLTLSLVLLLLHFVTKKGGGNLVPNVWQSLVELIYDFVLNLVNEQIGGLSGNVKQKFFPCILVTFTFLLFCNLQGMIPYSFTVTSHFLITLGLSFSIFIGITIVGFQRNGLHFLSFLLPAGVPLPLAPFLVLLELISYCFRALSLGIRLFANMMAGHSLVKILSGFAWTMLCMNDLLYFIGDLGPLFIVLALTGLELGVAILQAYVFTILICIYLNDAINLH, from the coding sequence ATGGCCGAGGCTTCGCATGCAGAAAGTCAGAATATTGAGTTTATGGATTACATTGCGACGGATTTGGACACAAACGGAGTAGCCAGTGAGTCCTATAGGGAAGCTCTGGCGCTAATAGGGGAGGTGGTGCCCAACAGCCCACTTGACCAATTTGCCATTCTCCCATTGATTCCTATGAAACTAGGAAACTTGTATTTCTCATTCACAAATCCATCTTTGTTTATGCTGCTAACTCTCAGTTTGGTCCTACTTCTGCTTCATTTTGTGACTAAAAAGGGAGGAGGAAACTCAGTACCAAATGTTTGGCAATCCTTGGTAGAGCTTATTTATGATTTCGTGCTGAACCTGGTAAACGAACAAATAGGGGGTCTTTCCGGAAATGTTAAACAAAAGTTTTTCCCTTGCATCTTGGTCACTTTTACTTTTTTGTTATTTCGTAATCTCCAGGGTATGATACCTTATAGCTTTACAGTTACAAGTCATTTTCTCATTACTTTGGGCCTTTCATTTTCAATTTTTATTGGCATTACTATAGTGGGATTTCAAAGAAATGGGCTTCATTTTTTAAGCTTCTCATTACCTGCAGGAGTCCCACTGCCGTTAGCACCTTTTTTAGTACTCCTTGAGCTAATCCCTCATTGTTTTCGCGCATTAAGCTTAGGGATACGGTTATTTGCTAATATGATGGCCGGTCATAGTTCAGTAAAGATTTTAAGTGGGTTCGCTTGGACTATGCTATGTATGAATGATCTTTTATATTTCATAGGAGATCTTGGTCCTTTATTTATAGTTCTTGCATTAACCGGTCTTGAATTAGGTGTAGCTATATTACAAGCTCATGTTTTTACGATCTTAATCTGTATTTACTTGAATGATGCTACAAATCTCCATCAA